From the genome of Streptomyces sp. NBC_00523:
TCGGCCTCGCCGTCGCCGAAGCCCAGGTGGGGGTGAGGAGCTGCGGCGAAGGCGGTGGAGTACGTCTTGCCGCGAGCACCGCTCTTTGCGCTGCTCGGCCGGCCGGATCGGCTGACTCGGGCGGCCAGTTGTGCGCCGGCCGCCTGCCGGGCGGCCCGGTCGGCAGCTGTCCGTTCTCAGATCCTCAGGATCCAGTGTCTCGTGTGTCCAACATTAGGGGTCAAGGCCCGCTTTGTAGCTGGAAGGCGTCGTGGTCGTCGTCGACCTCTCCCTTGAGGCGTTTGGGGGGAACCGGCATGGTGAACACCCAAGCTTCCGGCTGGTGCTCACGTCATGTTGCCGCGCAGCAGCGCCGTCGCCGCGCGCGTGGCGCGGGTGGCGACATCCTCGGGGGAGAGGCGGGAGCGCGTCAGGAAGTCCTCCGTGTCCAGGGTGACGTAGCCGTGGGCCAGGCCGAAGAGCTGTTCGAGCAGGAGCAGTGCTTGGGAAGGGTCGGGGTGGCCCGCCTGCCGGGCGAGGTCGAGCACCAGCGCCATCAGGTCCCGGCCGGCCCGGGCCAGGTCGGCGTCGCGCAGCGGCCTCAGCTCCCGGGCGAAGATCACGTCGAGGCCGGCGCCGCGGTCGGACACGTGGCGCACGTATGCCCCTGCGGTGGCAGCGAGCCGCTCAATCGGGTCGGGGCCGGCCGCCTGCGCGGCGGCCTCGATGGACCGGGTGAGCTCGTCGGCAGCCTGTGCCGCGACGACGGCGAGCAGCGCGTCGCGGTGGGGAAAGTGGCGGTACGGGGCGGCCGTGCTCACCCCGAGCCTGCGGGCGAGTTCGGCGACCGAGAAGCCGGCCATCCCCGTCTCGGAGAGCAGCACGAAGCTCTCAGCGATCAGCGCCGAGCGGAGATGCCCCCGGGCGGGGCGCTCACTCCCTGCCCCACTTGCTGCGTCAGGCACGCGGTCCACCTCCTTCCTTGACCAAAAGTAAGAGGCCACTTACTTTACAAGTGATAGCCCTCTTACTTCTAGCATTGGAGGCCGAGCATGACAGGGATCGACGGCAAGGTGGTGGCCATCACGGGCGCGGGCAGCGGGATCGGCGAGGCGAGCGCGCTACTCCTCGCGTCGCGCGGAGCGAAGCTCGTCCTCGGAGGGCGTCGGAGCAACCGGCTGGAAGCGCTCGGCGCCCGTATCGAGGCCAATGGCGGCACGGCCGTCTGGAAGACGACGGACGTACGTCACCGAGGAGACCTCGCGGACCTGGTGGCGTACGCCTGCGAGCGCTATGGCGCGCTCGACGTCCTCGTCAGCAACGCCGGGATCGGCCCCATCTCGCCGTTCGACGAGTTGCGCGTCGAGGATTGGGACCAGATGATCGACGTCAACTTCCGAGGCGTGCTGCACGGGATCGCGGCAGCGCTCCCCGTGTTCCGCAAGCAGGGTACGGGGCAGTTCGTCAACGTCGTCTCGACCGCAGGGCTGCGCATCGTGCCGAACCAGGCTGTCTACGCGGCGACGAAGAACGCGGTCCGCACCGTCTCCGAGGGATTGCGCCAGGAGGCCGGGCCCGACCTGCGGGTCACCATGATCTCGCCCGGCTACGTCGCCACGGAGTTCCTCGACTCGGTCACCAGCCCCACCGTCAAGTCACAGACCCCGGCGGTCGACCCCTCCCTCTCCCTCTCCCCCGGCGACATCGCCCGCGCTGTCGCCTTCGCGATCGAACAGCCGTCGAACGTTGACATCGGCGACATCGTCGTCCGCCCCACGGCACAGAGCTGACGCCTCACGAGTCTTTCTGAGTGATTCCCAATGATGGTTGTCAAGCAGCGGGCCGTAGGCTGCGGCCCATGGAATCGTTGATCGCTGCCGTCCGTGAGCAGGAAGAAGTTGCCCGTTTTCTCGCTTGGCCGGGTGACTTCGACCTTGACCGAGGCGATCATGTCGAGGAAGTGCACCTCGCCTCGGGGACCAGGCTTGAGGGGTTCGCCGGCGACGGTGCCGGCGGCACGTTCTTCTTCTGCGGTGAAGGCGGCGAGGAACGTCCGATCCTCTATGCCGACTCCGAAGGAGGTGTGGCTCTGGTTGCCATCGGCCTGGCCGAGCTGGTGCGGCTTTCGCTGGTCGTCCCGTGGTGGCGCGACTGCCAGGCGTTCACGGACGAGGAGAGCCGCGAGCTGGAGGCTGAGTATCTGGAGGACATACCGGACCTCGCGGCCAGGAGGGACCGTGCTGCCGCAGCCCTTGGCCTCGATCTTCCGGGTCAGGCCGAGGTCCTGGCGCGCTTGAGAGAGGTGGCCACCCAGCTGGGGGAAGACTTCGTTTTGATCTTCACGCCGGAGGGACACCCCTACGAGCCGCTCTTCACAGTCTGAGGCTCAGGCCGCGGCGAGCCGCTGGGGAGGCTGAGCCTCGAAGGTTCGCTGATCGCGTATGAGGGCCCATAGGACGTCGAGGCGCCGCCGAGCGAGGGCGAGGATCGCCTGCTTGTGGCTCTTGCCCTCGGCCCGTTTGCGGTCGTAGAAGGTCTTCGAGGTCAGGCAGAAGCGGGCTGCGATCTGGGCGGATAGGTAGAAGACGCGCAGGAGTCGGCGGTGGTAGCGGTGCGGCCGGCGCATGTTGCCGCTGATCCGGCCTGAGTCCCGTGGGACAGGTGCCAAACCGGCGACTCCGGCGAGTCGGCCCGCGGTCCCGAAGGCGTCCATGTCTCCGCCGGTGCAAGCGATGAACTCCGCCCCCAGCAACGGGCCCATGCCAGGCATGCTGAGGATCACCTCAGCATGCCGGTGTTCTCGGAAGCGTGCCGCGATCTTTGCATCCACGGCGGCGATCTCTTCGTCCAAAGCCAGGACGGACCGGGCCAGGGTGTTCACCACGGC
Proteins encoded in this window:
- a CDS encoding SDR family oxidoreductase; this translates as MTGIDGKVVAITGAGSGIGEASALLLASRGAKLVLGGRRSNRLEALGARIEANGGTAVWKTTDVRHRGDLADLVAYACERYGALDVLVSNAGIGPISPFDELRVEDWDQMIDVNFRGVLHGIAAALPVFRKQGTGQFVNVVSTAGLRIVPNQAVYAATKNAVRTVSEGLRQEAGPDLRVTMISPGYVATEFLDSVTSPTVKSQTPAVDPSLSLSPGDIARAVAFAIEQPSNVDIGDIVVRPTAQS
- a CDS encoding TetR/AcrR family transcriptional regulator, producing the protein MPDAASGAGSERPARGHLRSALIAESFVLLSETGMAGFSVAELARRLGVSTAAPYRHFPHRDALLAVVAAQAADELTRSIEAAAQAAGPDPIERLAATAGAYVRHVSDRGAGLDVIFARELRPLRDADLARAGRDLMALVLDLARQAGHPDPSQALLLLEQLFGLAHGYVTLDTEDFLTRSRLSPEDVATRATRAATALLRGNMT